One window of the Desulfobaccales bacterium genome contains the following:
- a CDS encoding ferritin family protein, with protein MNLKGTRTEKNLLTAFAGESQARNRYTYYASVARKAGLHFIAAIFEETADNEKEHAKVFFQHLTQGGAGEAEIAAGYPFHLGDTLSNLEAAAAGENYEWTTMYQDFAKVAEEEGFREVAISFREIAKVEKFHENRYRALIEHLKNDTLFKRQDPIRWHCRNCGYVVWGHHPPDLCPSCRHPKGYYEPLAENYL; from the coding sequence ATGAATCTGAAAGGCACCCGGACCGAAAAGAATCTGCTCACTGCCTTTGCCGGGGAATCCCAGGCGCGCAACCGTTACACCTACTACGCCAGTGTGGCCCGCAAGGCCGGGCTGCACTTCATCGCCGCCATCTTTGAAGAGACCGCGGACAACGAAAAGGAGCACGCCAAGGTCTTCTTTCAGCATCTCACCCAAGGCGGCGCCGGCGAGGCGGAGATCGCCGCAGGCTACCCCTTTCATCTGGGGGATACCTTGAGCAACCTGGAGGCCGCAGCGGCGGGGGAAAATTACGAATGGACCACCATGTATCAGGACTTCGCCAAGGTGGCGGAAGAGGAGGGTTTCCGGGAGGTGGCCATCTCCTTCCGGGAGATCGCCAAGGTGGAGAAGTTCCATGAGAACCGCTACCGGGCCCTCATCGAGCACCTGAAAAACGACACGCTGTTCAAGCGCCAGGACCCCATCCGCTGGCATTGCCGCAACTGCGGGTATGTGGTCTGGGGGCACCATCCTCCGGACCTGTGCCCCTCCTGTCGCCACCCCAAGGGCTATTACGAGCCGTTGGCGGAAAATTATCTCTGA